From the genome of Leptodactylus fuscus isolate aLepFus1 chromosome 1, aLepFus1.hap2, whole genome shotgun sequence, one region includes:
- the HAUS3 gene encoding HAUS augmin-like complex subunit 3, which translates to MNSGNRLVQTLKKVGYPKASKLDGEDFDWLFETTDAKSFLDWFCANVTEQNMVSEEKLQAFSDLKESGKPILDDKALEEVMKTCKPTSSKASALEEVAVETLEEELRNLQKLRGLRLQRRNKLQLMASANVHSGLKLKDEEDEAAKALNETLSDLQVLNNKMNHGLQEIATGIEKLISFYCPRENDESSTSSSSPIFLFQVLLDKYLSCEEQSTAALKKFTKEHFFMDLSKCIEGTDDDFQQIQLDKDVLCDPAHEEKCKEMMRLQMAYISAKHKLIEAKAKNSSINAGLQWVQANASAAQSKSSQKDSLLVRISSLKDETSQIESNIESIEKEILPVLVRENAQLLNIPIVKGDYELQKARLKMYTSRQDLVCRHLLKQRASFDLLQLGFELELTKHRSVKRQLEAIIQELRQSADRLEDRLMKMSNPSLLASDKPRNNIDSRDSAGHGLFQLLDGDNTQKLFRTYSGLESATQKLSSDVQSMKDQLAVSQQEQSIFTSKLESNLKTLQDYMYPGGTELMLNTQELSSTFLQLNSSLHKLNEILLEVLEDLRVKRKILESSKFDRLEKELYTYFFQNEELLKGLVQNLERQADIHTS; encoded by the exons ATGAATAGCGGCAATCGGCTCGTTCAGACATTGAAGAAGGTGGGCTATCCTAAAGCCTCTAAGCTGGATGGAGAAGACTTTGACTGGCTCTTTGAAACCACAGATGCCAAATCTTTCCTGGACTGGTTCTGTGCCAATGTTACAGAGCAAAATATGGTATCGGAGGAGAAGCTGCAAGCTTTTAGTGACTTAAAGGAGTCTGGAAAACCTATTTTGGATGATAAGGCTTTGGAGGAGGTGATGAAGACCTGCAAACCAACCAGCTCAAAGGCCTCTGCTTTGGAAGAGGTGGCAGTGGAGACGCTAGAGGAAGAACTTCGTAATCTGCAGAAATTGCGGGGGCTGCGCCTACAGAGACGTAATAAGCTGCAGTTGATGGCGTCTGCCAATGTCCACTCTGGTCTGAAGTTGAAAGATGAGGAAGACGAAGCTGCCAAAGCTTTGAATGAAACCTTGAGTGACCTGCAGGTGTTAAATAACAAGATGAATCATGGGCTCCAGGAAATTGCTACAGGCATCGAGAAGCTTATTTCATTCTATTGCCCCCGTGAAAACGATGAATCCTCCACCTCATCGTCATCACCCATCTTCTTATTCCAGGTTCTCCTAGATAAGTACTTATCATGTGAAGAACAGAGCACCGCCGCACTCAAAAAGTTCACTAAGGAACATTTCTTCATGGACTTATCCAAGTGTATCGAAGGGACAGATGATGACTTTCAGCAAATCCAACTGGATAAAGATGTTCTTTGTGATCCTGCCCATgaggaaaaatgcaaagagatgaTGAGACTCCAGATGGCGTACATCAGTGCAAAGCACAAGCTAATAGAGGCCAAGGCCAAGAACTCAAGTATAAATGCTGGTCTGCAGTGGGTCCAAGCCAATGCCAGTGCAGCTCAAAGCAAG TCCTCCCAAAAAGACAGTCTGCTAGTGAGGATATCAAGCTTGAAGGATGAGACGTCGCAGATTGAAAGTAACATAGAATCCATAGAAAAGGAGATCCTGCCAGTCCTGGTCCGGGAGAATGCCCAGCTACTGAATATACCCATTGTGAAAGGAGACTATGAATTACAGAAGGCCCGCCTCAAAATGTATACGTCCAGGCAGGACCTGGTGTGCCGTCATCTGCTGAAGCAGAGGGCCTCCTTCGACCTCTTGCAGCTCGGCTTTGAGCTGGAGCTAACGAAACACAGAAGCGTTAAGCGGCAACTGGAGGCCATAATTCAGGAGCTAAGACAAAGCGCCGATAGACTGGAAGACAGATTAATGAAGATGTCTAACCCTTCTTTGTTGGCTTCAGACAAGCCAAGGAACAACATTGATTCTAGAGATTCGGCCGGCCATGG ATTATTCCAGCTTCTGGATGGGGATAATACGCAGAAGCTCTTCAGAACGTACAGCGGGTTAGAATCGGCGACGCAGAAGTTATCCTCGGATGTCCAGTCTATGAAGGACCAACTGGCCGTTTCTCAGCAAGAACAATCAATTTTTACATCAAAACTCGAATCCAATCTGAAGACGTTGCAAGATTATATGTATCCGGGTGGAACTGAGCTCATGTTAAATACCCAG GAACTCTCCTCCACTTTTCTGCAATTGAATTCCAGTCTGCACAAATTAAATGAGATTTTATTGGAAGTTCTGGAGGATTTGAGGGTGAAGAGGAAGATTTTAGAGTCCAGCAAGTTTGACAGATTAGAAAAAGAACTGTACACTTACTTCTTTCAGAATGAAGAGCTTCTAAAGGGCCTCGTGCAAAACCTGGAGCGCCAGGCCGATATTCACACCTCGTAG